Proteins encoded within one genomic window of Pieris rapae chromosome 1, ilPieRapa1.1, whole genome shotgun sequence:
- the LOC110994417 gene encoding extensin-1-like yields the protein MPWGWECRARFVKQSPSKPTERRGKPDLKTPGPQQYETPPIFCGKGYSRIQRAPAYTFGHKTPVNFNKQILTAKAPVLDISGHSKKGPYRIPLGVVSPKLDPIESKGKTPGPDRYFPKSRVVFKRPPVYSMRPAAKPPYQPWDMWTPPPNMYLPAIHFKKPPAYTLGYAVRQLTAQNLPGPGEHDPNFDFVKRRKPAFSFGAPFKSTPPKKTPPPNTYCEKKFMYPKRTIPAPSFGIRHSPYLGKQEEYLTPSNLCIVVSGED from the exons atGCCGTGGGGTTGGGAATGTAGGGCGCGGTTTGTTAAGCAATCGCCTAGTAAACCAACTGAGCGGAGGGGAAAGCCAGATCTGAAGACCCCTGGGCCTCAACAATATGAAACACCTCCAATATTCT GTGGCAAGGGCTACTCGAGAATACAGCGTGCTCCGGCGTATACTTTCGGTCACAAGACACCCGTTAACTTTAACAAACAGATTCTTACAGCAAAAGCGCCAGTTTTAGATATCTCGGGACATagtaaaaaag GACCGTATAGGATACCTCTCGGCGTAGTTTCACCCAAATTAGATCCAATAGAGTCTAAAGGCAAAACACCAGGCCCTGACAGATATTTTCCAAAAAGCCGAGTGGTTTTTAAAAGACCTCCAGTGTACTCTATGCGCCCCGCCGCAAAGCCTCCATACCAACCTTGGGACATGTGGACCCCTCCCCCAAATATGTATTTGCCAGCTATACATTTCAA GAAGCCACCCGCGTATACACTTGGATATGCAGTACGACAACTAACAGCACAAAATCTTCCCGGTCCCGGAGAACACGATCCCAACTTTGACTTTGTGAAGCGGCGAAAGCCCGCATTTTCCTTTGGTGCGCCTTTCAAAAGCACACCGCCCAAAAAGACGCCTCCGCCAAACACTTATTGCGAGAAAAAG TTTATGTATCCCAAACGTACTATACCAGCGCCATCTTTTGGGATTCGCCACTCACCATACTTGGGGAAGCAAGAAGAATATCTTACGCCATCAAACTTATGTATCGTTGTTAGTGGTGAAGATTAA